A window from Rhizosphaericola mali encodes these proteins:
- a CDS encoding TolC family protein → MKLLFLNIFLALAIISQAQVHTIGLEESKDSALNYSYAIKNSLLSIQSAEAGKKGAEASQLPSLSGNVLGMYGFKKFVDPIPLFLEKGINNFYYAGATAIEPVFVGGKIRTGIALSNLQIEVEKTKSKLSKDSVALITEQKYWQIVTLQEQQKTLKANELLLDAVLKQQKDLLASGLIARNDLLKVKVKKSQLILDQSKLSNGHKLALFDFSLYLGIDFDSLLIAKDTFGVVNRPESEFINPENALMQNNNYDLLKKSMDAQQLQTKYTKADYLPSVAVGVSAGQFGVIGNGQISKFVPVGIGSVSIPISALLWGNGKQKMIQQHIQENIVKNNFEDGIRQIKTGILKSWYDVQDAYEQINLANESYTSALENMKVNQDNYASGLAGITEVLDAQAAFQQSSSDRVSAFANYREKLAEYKYMVGMISKSQNAN, encoded by the coding sequence ATGAAATTATTATTTTTAAATATATTTTTAGCGCTTGCAATTATTTCCCAAGCGCAAGTGCACACTATAGGATTGGAGGAAAGTAAAGATTCTGCATTGAATTATAGTTATGCAATAAAGAATAGTTTACTAAGTATTCAATCTGCAGAAGCTGGGAAAAAAGGAGCGGAGGCAAGTCAATTACCTAGTTTGTCTGGAAATGTTTTGGGTATGTATGGTTTCAAGAAGTTTGTAGATCCGATTCCTCTTTTTTTAGAGAAGGGAATTAATAACTTTTATTATGCTGGAGCAACTGCTATAGAACCCGTCTTTGTAGGTGGTAAAATTAGAACTGGAATAGCTTTGTCTAATTTGCAAATTGAAGTAGAGAAAACAAAATCCAAATTGTCCAAAGATTCGGTTGCTTTAATAACCGAACAAAAATATTGGCAAATAGTTACGTTGCAAGAACAACAAAAAACATTAAAAGCGAACGAACTGCTATTAGATGCAGTTTTAAAACAACAAAAAGATTTGCTTGCTTCTGGGTTGATAGCTAGAAATGACTTACTTAAAGTAAAAGTGAAAAAATCTCAGTTGATTTTAGATCAAAGTAAATTATCCAATGGACACAAATTGGCATTGTTTGATTTTAGTTTGTATTTGGGGATTGATTTTGATTCTTTATTAATTGCGAAAGATACGTTTGGAGTAGTGAATCGTCCAGAATCCGAATTTATTAATCCAGAAAATGCTTTAATGCAGAACAATAACTATGATTTGCTTAAAAAAAGCATGGATGCGCAACAATTACAAACGAAATATACAAAAGCGGATTATTTACCTTCCGTTGCGGTTGGTGTTTCCGCAGGTCAATTTGGGGTAATTGGAAATGGGCAAATTAGCAAATTTGTTCCTGTTGGTATTGGTTCAGTTTCGATTCCCATAAGTGCACTACTTTGGGGAAATGGCAAACAGAAAATGATACAGCAACACATTCAAGAAAATATTGTGAAAAACAATTTTGAGGATGGAATAAGACAAATTAAAACTGGAATCCTTAAATCTTGGTATGATGTACAAGATGCATATGAACAAATCAATCTGGCAAATGAAAGTTATACTTCGGCTTTGGAAAATATGAAAGTAAATCAAGACAATTATGCAAGTGGATTAGCCGGCATAACGGAAGTTTTGGACGCACAAGCTGCTTTTCAACAATCGTCAAGTGATCGAGTGTCTGCATTTGCAAATTATAGGGAAAAACTTGCAGAGTACAAATACATGGTTGGAATGATCTCAAAAAGCCAAAATGCAAATTAA
- a CDS encoding succinate dehydrogenase cytochrome b subunit codes for MTWKQVFTSSVGRKLTMGLTGIFLILFLLVHAGLNACIWVNDGGVTFNRAAHFMGDNIVPRILEIGLFLFLFLHIIQGLMLEASNRGKRGVAYNVAYGNRGSKWYSRSMAILGTLVLLFLILHWYDFFIPSRFGGMPETQITTKNGTVLEVHDVFTKMKETFSQLWVVVAYIIGCLALAYHLAHGFSSAFRSVGVFNKKYNKFLLCLGYTYSVIIPLAFAMMPISIHFGWIQ; via the coding sequence ATGACTTGGAAGCAAGTATTTACCTCATCAGTTGGAAGAAAATTAACGATGGGACTCACCGGCATATTTCTTATTTTGTTTTTGCTGGTTCACGCAGGATTAAACGCATGTATTTGGGTAAATGACGGAGGTGTAACTTTTAATAGAGCTGCACATTTTATGGGTGACAATATTGTCCCGAGAATCTTAGAGATAGGATTGTTCTTGTTTTTATTTCTTCACATCATTCAAGGTTTAATGCTGGAAGCTTCTAATAGAGGCAAAAGAGGCGTTGCTTACAATGTTGCTTATGGTAATAGAGGTAGCAAATGGTATAGCCGTAGCATGGCTATTTTAGGTACATTAGTTTTGTTGTTTTTGATTTTACACTGGTATGATTTCTTCATTCCTTCTCGTTTTGGAGGTATGCCAGAAACGCAAATAACGACTAAAAATGGAACTGTATTAGAAGTACATGATGTATTTACAAAAATGAAAGAAACATTTTCCCAATTGTGGGTAGTTGTAGCTTACATTATTGGATGTTTAGCTTTGGCTTATCATTTGGCACATGGGTTTTCAAGTGCATTTAGAAGTGTAGGTGTTTTCAATAAAAAATACAACAAATTTTTATTGTGCTTAGGATATACTTATTCTGTAATCATCCCATTAGCATTTGCAATGATGCCAATAAGCATACATTTTGGATGGATTCAATAA
- a CDS encoding DNA recombination protein RmuC has translation MIIIGLAILLFFQLVILYKLFTQKSSGEKENFIKLDQQISHLEDSTRKDFGINREENQKSILGFKKDIQNSFQLLGNELIKQIHHLNTTQKQQSEDHILRLEKFENNINKNLNDIRLTVEEKLRQLQYDNHQKLEEMRKTVDEKLEASIEKRFDQSFKLISDRLEQVHKGLGEMQTLASGVGDLKKVLTNVKTRGNLGEIQLGNILEQVLSPEQYLQNTMIRPNTSERVEFAIKLPGKSLDEAVLLPIDSKFPNEDYQRLLDAYDHRENTIEFEIASKQFENAVKKSAKDIKEKYIFPPYSTDFAIMFVPTEGLYAEILRRNGLFELLQRNYKITVVGPTNLVAFLSSLQMGFKTLAIEKRSSEVWEILGAVKTEFGNFGGILEKTKKKLLEATNVIDSAGIRSRAIERKLKEVQELPKDISQQILDGTPLSLPDNFDN, from the coding sequence ATGATAATAATTGGCTTAGCGATACTTCTATTTTTTCAATTAGTGATTTTGTATAAATTATTTACACAAAAATCGAGTGGTGAAAAAGAAAATTTTATCAAATTGGATCAGCAAATCAGTCATTTAGAAGATTCAACGCGTAAAGATTTTGGGATAAATAGGGAAGAAAATCAAAAATCCATTTTGGGATTTAAAAAGGATATTCAAAATTCATTTCAATTATTGGGAAATGAATTAATCAAACAAATCCATCATCTCAATACAACACAAAAACAACAATCAGAAGATCATATTTTGAGATTGGAAAAATTTGAAAATAACATCAATAAAAACTTGAATGACATCAGATTAACAGTTGAAGAAAAATTACGTCAATTACAATATGACAATCATCAAAAATTGGAAGAAATGCGTAAAACCGTAGACGAAAAATTAGAAGCGTCCATCGAAAAGCGTTTTGACCAATCTTTCAAATTAATCAGTGATCGACTCGAACAAGTACATAAAGGATTGGGCGAAATGCAGACGCTTGCATCTGGCGTAGGTGATTTGAAAAAAGTATTGACGAATGTGAAAACGCGCGGTAATCTCGGCGAAATACAATTGGGAAATATACTCGAACAAGTTTTATCTCCAGAACAATATTTACAAAATACTATGATTCGTCCCAATACTTCTGAACGAGTGGAATTTGCCATTAAACTTCCTGGAAAATCTTTGGATGAGGCAGTTTTGCTTCCCATTGACTCAAAATTTCCCAACGAAGATTATCAACGCCTATTGGATGCTTATGATCATCGAGAAAATACAATTGAATTTGAAATTGCCTCCAAACAATTTGAAAATGCAGTCAAAAAGTCTGCGAAAGATATTAAAGAGAAATACATATTTCCGCCTTACAGCACCGATTTTGCCATAATGTTCGTACCCACGGAAGGTTTGTACGCGGAGATTTTACGTAGAAATGGTTTGTTTGAATTACTACAACGCAATTATAAAATTACGGTTGTCGGTCCTACTAATTTAGTCGCATTTTTGTCGAGTTTGCAAATGGGATTCAAAACATTAGCAATTGAAAAACGCTCTAGTGAAGTTTGGGAAATTTTGGGAGCGGTGAAAACAGAATTTGGAAATTTCGGTGGTATTTTGGAAAAAACGAAAAAGAAATTATTAGAAGCTACCAATGTAATTGATTCTGCAGGTATCAGAAGTCGTGCGATAGAACGCAAATTGAAGGAAGTACAAGAATTACCTAAAGATATATCTCAACAAATTTTGGATGGTACGCCACTCTCCTTGCCCGATAACTTTGATAATTAA
- a CDS encoding fumarate reductase/succinate dehydrogenase flavoprotein subunit, with translation MAEKNILDNKIPEGPLDQKWTNYKGHCKLVNPSNKRKLEVIVVGTGLAGASAAATLGELGYKVKAFCYQDSPRRAHSIAAQGGINAAKNYQNDGDSVFRLFYDTIKGGDYRAREANVHRLSEVSGNIIDQCVAQGVPFAREYGGLLSNRSFGGVQVQRTFYAAGQTGQQLLLGAYSALERQVALGTVTIYNRHEMEEVVVIDGKARGIIARNLVTGEIERHFGHAVLLCTGGYGNVFFLSTNAMGSNVTAAWKAHRKGAYFANPCFTQIHPTCIPVSGENQSKLTLMSESLRNDGRIWVPKQKNDTRKGNDIPEDERDYYLERRYPAFGNLVPRDVASRAAKERCDAGYGVGTSKQSVYLDFAEAIVRYGKIECGKHGITDPSAAVIQQHGLDVVKEKYGNLFDMYAKITGEDPYLTPMRIFPAVHYTMGGLWVDYELKTTIDGLYALGECNFSDHGANRLGASALMQGLSDGYFVIPYTLGNYLADEIYNQPIPTTHPEFDKAEKEVKDRISKLLNVKGTETVDSLHRRLGKIMWDKCGMARTAEGLTEAINEIAQLRKEFWEKVKIPGSDKELNPELEKAGRVIDFIELGELMCKDALDRAESCGGHFREESQTPDGEALRHDDQFMYVSAWEFTGENPNGLLGEELHKDQLVYEVIKPTTRNYK, from the coding sequence ATGGCTGAAAAGAATATATTAGATAATAAGATACCAGAAGGTCCATTAGATCAAAAATGGACAAATTATAAAGGACATTGTAAACTTGTTAACCCTTCCAATAAACGTAAATTAGAAGTTATCGTTGTAGGTACTGGACTTGCTGGTGCAAGTGCGGCTGCTACTTTGGGAGAATTGGGATATAAGGTAAAAGCATTTTGTTACCAAGATTCACCTCGTAGAGCGCACTCAATTGCGGCGCAAGGTGGTATCAATGCGGCAAAAAATTATCAAAATGATGGAGACTCCGTCTTCCGTCTTTTCTATGATACGATTAAAGGTGGTGATTATCGTGCACGTGAAGCAAACGTTCACCGTTTGTCTGAAGTAAGTGGCAATATCATTGACCAATGTGTAGCTCAAGGTGTTCCTTTCGCTCGTGAATATGGTGGTTTGTTAAGTAACCGTTCTTTTGGTGGTGTACAAGTACAACGTACTTTTTATGCTGCTGGACAAACAGGACAACAGTTGCTTTTAGGTGCTTATAGTGCATTAGAAAGGCAAGTGGCGTTAGGTACCGTTACTATTTATAATCGCCACGAAATGGAAGAAGTGGTTGTAATTGATGGTAAAGCACGTGGTATTATAGCACGTAACTTGGTTACTGGTGAGATTGAAAGACATTTTGGACATGCTGTATTGCTTTGTACTGGTGGATATGGAAACGTATTTTTCCTTTCTACAAATGCGATGGGTAGTAATGTAACTGCTGCATGGAAAGCGCATAGAAAAGGAGCTTATTTCGCTAATCCTTGTTTTACACAGATTCACCCAACATGTATTCCTGTTTCTGGTGAAAATCAATCCAAATTGACATTGATGTCAGAGTCCTTGCGTAATGATGGACGTATTTGGGTACCGAAACAAAAAAATGATACACGTAAAGGAAACGATATTCCTGAAGACGAAAGAGATTATTATTTAGAAAGAAGATATCCTGCATTTGGTAACTTAGTACCTCGTGACGTTGCCTCTCGTGCGGCGAAAGAAAGATGTGATGCCGGTTATGGTGTAGGTACATCCAAACAATCCGTTTACTTGGATTTTGCGGAAGCGATAGTTCGTTATGGTAAGATTGAATGTGGTAAACATGGTATTACTGATCCAAGCGCGGCGGTTATACAACAACATGGTTTGGATGTGGTAAAAGAAAAATATGGTAACCTTTTCGATATGTATGCGAAAATTACAGGTGAAGATCCATATTTAACACCAATGCGTATTTTCCCTGCAGTTCACTATACAATGGGTGGGCTTTGGGTAGATTATGAATTGAAAACTACGATTGATGGTTTGTATGCCTTAGGTGAATGTAATTTCTCTGATCACGGAGCTAACCGTTTGGGTGCATCTGCTTTGATGCAAGGTTTATCTGATGGTTATTTTGTTATTCCTTATACATTGGGTAACTATTTAGCAGATGAGATTTACAATCAACCTATTCCAACTACACATCCTGAATTTGACAAAGCGGAAAAAGAAGTAAAAGATCGTATCTCAAAATTGCTAAATGTAAAAGGTACTGAAACTGTTGATAGCTTACATAGACGTTTGGGTAAAATCATGTGGGATAAATGTGGTATGGCTAGAACCGCAGAAGGTTTGACTGAAGCAATTAACGAAATCGCACAATTACGTAAAGAATTCTGGGAAAAAGTAAAAATTCCTGGTTCCGATAAAGAATTGAATCCAGAATTGGAAAAAGCGGGTCGTGTAATTGACTTTATCGAATTAGGCGAATTGATGTGTAAAGATGCATTAGATCGTGCGGAAAGTTGTGGTGGTCATTTCCGTGAAGAGTCTCAAACTCCAGATGGGGAAGCGTTACGTCATGATGATCAATTTATGTACGTTTCTGCATGGGAATTTACAGGTGAAAATCCAAATGGTCTTTTGGGTGAAGAATTACACAAAGATCAATTGGTATATGAAGTAATCAAACCTACAACTCGTAATTACAAATAG
- a CDS encoding type IX secretion system plug protein produces the protein MQKIIGVIASTMLTIMLFSNIVFGQDEIRQINIHTPQFFQNGNQMTYPIIALGATNGLEVDFDDFDLRVKNYSYSFQLCDADWQPVNLSTFDYISGFVQNRILNYQFSSIAMQQYVHYMFTFPASNCMPTKSGNYIFKVFLDGDTSNLAFSKRFLVTDNKVNITAQIQQPFDTKKMYTHQKVQFTVDNSALQISNPQQQIKVVVLQNYRWDNCVKGMQPAFMRGSQYEYNGERDFTFPAGKEYRWIDNSSFRFYSDRVRSIDRNSVPFYVEAVTDMQRNKTQYLPYEDYDGFYSIKAAEQITASTQGDYGNVHFKYENYDKTAFPDLNVYIVGQFNNYNCDINSQLRYNADSGYYETNQLLKQGYYTYMYVTKPINNPQSETSFEFTEGSYWQTENNYTILVYFRELGGRYDQLIGSQTINSNISDN, from the coding sequence ATGCAAAAAATAATCGGCGTTATCGCTTCTACCATGCTAACCATCATGCTTTTTTCCAATATTGTATTTGGACAAGATGAAATACGACAAATCAACATACATACACCCCAATTTTTTCAAAATGGGAATCAAATGACTTATCCAATCATCGCATTAGGCGCCACAAATGGATTAGAAGTAGATTTTGATGATTTTGATTTACGTGTTAAAAATTATAGTTATTCATTTCAATTATGTGATGCCGATTGGCAACCTGTAAATTTGAGCACATTTGATTATATCAGTGGTTTTGTCCAAAACAGAATATTGAATTATCAATTTTCCTCCATTGCTATGCAGCAATATGTCCATTATATGTTCACATTTCCTGCTTCAAATTGTATGCCTACGAAAAGTGGCAATTACATTTTCAAAGTATTTTTGGACGGAGATACTAGTAATTTAGCATTTTCAAAAAGATTTTTAGTTACAGATAATAAAGTAAACATTACCGCTCAAATCCAACAACCCTTTGACACAAAGAAAATGTACACACATCAAAAGGTACAATTTACAGTAGATAATTCTGCATTACAAATATCTAATCCCCAACAGCAAATCAAAGTTGTAGTTCTACAAAATTATCGTTGGGATAATTGTGTGAAAGGGATGCAACCGGCGTTTATGCGTGGTAGTCAATATGAATATAATGGTGAAAGAGACTTTACCTTTCCTGCTGGGAAGGAATATAGATGGATTGATAATTCTAGTTTTCGATTTTATAGTGATCGAGTGAGAAGCATTGATAGAAATTCTGTTCCATTCTATGTAGAGGCCGTTACAGATATGCAACGTAACAAGACTCAATATTTACCTTATGAAGACTATGATGGATTTTATAGTATCAAAGCAGCTGAGCAGATTACTGCTTCGACTCAAGGCGACTATGGAAATGTACATTTTAAATATGAAAATTATGACAAAACCGCGTTTCCAGATTTAAACGTATACATCGTAGGACAATTCAACAACTATAATTGTGATATCAATTCTCAATTGAGATACAATGCAGATAGCGGATACTACGAAACCAATCAATTGCTCAAACAAGGTTATTACACTTATATGTATGTAACCAAACCTATAAATAATCCACAATCTGAGACCTCTTTTGAATTTACAGAAGGTAGCTATTGGCAGACTGAAAATAATTATACAATTTTAGTGTATTTCCGAGAACTTGGTGGCAGATATGACCAATTAATTGGAAGCCAAACAATCAACTCTAATATTAGTGACAATTAA
- a CDS encoding succinate dehydrogenase/fumarate reductase iron-sulfur subunit codes for MEHYNMNLTLKVWRQANSEAQGNFEIFSVANISSEMSFLEMFDVLNEQLVEEGKEPIAFDHDCREGICGMCSMYINGKPHGPWQQNTTCQLHMRAFKDGDTIVVEPWRAKAFPVIKDLIVDRGAFDRIIEAGGYVSINTGNPQDANNIPIEKKKADEAFAAAACIGCGACVAACKNSSALLFVGAKVSQLALLPQGEPERKSRVFDMLTQMDKEGFGACTSTGACEATCPKGISIANIARLNHEYIRAAVLDDTVH; via the coding sequence ATGGAACATTATAATATGAATTTGACGCTAAAAGTATGGCGTCAAGCCAATAGCGAAGCACAAGGCAATTTCGAAATATTTAGCGTTGCAAACATTTCATCAGAAATGTCCTTTTTGGAAATGTTTGACGTTTTGAACGAACAACTAGTAGAAGAAGGAAAAGAGCCAATTGCATTTGATCACGATTGTCGCGAAGGTATTTGCGGTATGTGTTCTATGTATATCAATGGTAAACCTCATGGTCCTTGGCAACAAAATACAACTTGCCAATTGCACATGAGAGCATTCAAAGATGGTGATACAATAGTTGTAGAACCTTGGAGAGCAAAAGCATTTCCTGTAATCAAAGATTTGATTGTAGATAGAGGTGCTTTTGATAGAATTATTGAAGCTGGTGGATATGTTTCCATAAATACCGGAAACCCTCAAGATGCGAATAATATTCCTATTGAAAAGAAAAAAGCAGATGAAGCATTTGCCGCTGCCGCTTGTATAGGTTGTGGAGCTTGTGTTGCTGCTTGTAAAAATAGCTCTGCGTTGTTATTTGTTGGTGCTAAAGTGTCACAATTGGCATTGTTGCCTCAAGGTGAGCCTGAAAGAAAGTCACGTGTATTTGACATGTTGACGCAAATGGACAAAGAAGGTTTTGGCGCTTGTACCTCTACTGGTGCATGTGAAGCAACTTGCCCAAAAGGTATTTCTATCGCCAATATTGCTCGTTTGAATCATGAATATATTAGAGCTGCAGTTTTAGATGACACAGTTCATTAG
- a CDS encoding SGNH/GDSL hydrolase family protein: protein MKTKYSCKKHYLVLGSILSACLLLLSYKSDIEKPGNASKYSVAQTKVLPNSPLSGKSLIFLGSSVTLGAASEKESFVDFIRKRDNCTCIKDAVSGTTLMDNGNESYIKRLQKLPIQLKVDAFICQLSTNDTHFNGLTKLGLISNTKDTSDYDTNTTLGAIQYIISYVKKTWNCPLFFYTNSYFKDKNYEVLIKELYKIQKKDNIYIIDLYNDKKFNNISSDRLKLYMANDLIHPYKAGYKLWWTPFIEEHLYKILK, encoded by the coding sequence ATGAAAACAAAATATAGTTGTAAAAAGCATTATTTAGTATTAGGCAGTATTTTATCAGCTTGTTTGCTGTTACTGTCTTACAAATCAGATATTGAAAAACCTGGAAATGCATCAAAATATAGTGTAGCTCAAACCAAAGTACTTCCCAATAGCCCATTATCTGGAAAATCACTTATATTCTTAGGTTCTTCTGTAACGCTCGGTGCTGCATCCGAAAAGGAGTCTTTCGTAGATTTTATTAGAAAACGTGACAATTGTACTTGTATTAAAGATGCTGTGTCTGGAACAACATTAATGGACAACGGAAATGAATCTTATATTAAAAGACTACAAAAATTACCAATACAATTAAAGGTAGACGCTTTCATATGTCAGCTTTCAACGAATGATACACATTTTAATGGACTTACCAAATTGGGTTTAATTAGTAATACAAAAGACACTTCTGATTACGACACAAATACGACTTTAGGTGCGATTCAATATATTATTTCCTATGTTAAAAAGACATGGAATTGTCCTTTATTTTTTTATACAAATTCCTATTTTAAGGATAAAAATTATGAAGTATTAATTAAGGAATTATATAAAATACAAAAAAAAGATAATATTTATATTATTGATCTTTATAATGATAAGAAATTTAATAATATTTCATCTGATCGCTTGAAATTATATATGGCGAATGATCTCATTCATCCATATAAGGCTGGTTACAAATTGTGGTGGACACCGTTTATAGAAGAACATCTCTATAAAATTTTGAAATAA